The following coding sequences lie in one Deltaproteobacteria bacterium genomic window:
- a CDS encoding bifunctional precorrin-2 dehydrogenase/sirohydrochlorin ferrochelatase encodes MRTQPVFLRLEGRRCVVVGADGPAAAKAAACLRAGAEVTLVAPALPAALATEDRVRHVARDYRSGDLAGAFLAYASTRDPGVIGQLRDEAERERVLLNVIDVPDASTFLSPAVLARGELTIAIGTGGASPGLSARLRRDLEGHVGPEYGPFVAILGAIRRALAREPGRAEVLSALLDSSLLELVRRGAREEIDRLLARVAGDRLTLERLGVALGAER; translated from the coding sequence ATGCGGACCCAGCCGGTCTTCCTGCGCCTCGAGGGCAGGCGGTGCGTGGTGGTCGGCGCCGACGGCCCGGCCGCGGCGAAGGCCGCGGCGTGCCTGCGTGCCGGCGCCGAGGTGACGCTGGTCGCCCCCGCGCTGCCGGCGGCGCTGGCGACGGAAGACCGCGTCCGTCACGTCGCGCGGGACTATCGGTCCGGCGACCTCGCGGGTGCGTTCCTGGCCTACGCCTCGACCCGTGACCCCGGGGTGATCGGGCAGCTCCGCGACGAGGCCGAGCGGGAGCGGGTGCTCCTCAACGTCATCGACGTCCCGGATGCATCGACCTTCCTCTCGCCGGCGGTGCTGGCGCGCGGCGAGCTCACGATCGCGATCGGCACGGGCGGCGCGAGCCCCGGGCTGTCGGCCCGGCTCCGACGGGACCTCGAAGGCCACGTGGGGCCGGAGTACGGCCCCTTCGTCGCGATCCTCGGGGCGATCCGGCGGGCGCTCGCGCGCGAGCCGGGGCGGGCCGAGGTGCTCTCGGCCCTGCTCGACTCCTCCCTCCTGGAGCTCGTGCGGCGCGGCGCCCGCGAGGAGATCGACCGGTTGCTCGCGCGCGTCGCCGGGGACCGCCTGACGCTCGAGCGGCTCGGCGTCGCGCTCGGCGCCGAGAGGTAG
- a CDS encoding c-type cytochrome biogenesis protein CcsB produces MELGLLRLATLLYLAATLVALVGIAVRQELPRRLLPRLLLGGLGVHAAAIIVRSVAGGHIAVTTFAEALSFLAAVLVAIFLAVQARRPLVALGAVVSPLAFGLGLAAYAAYSGARPLPPVLDSAWLPVHVVLATLGDAVFALAFSASLLYLVQERRLKAHRGRGLLRHLPSLETLDRVNYTCLVWGLILLTLGIVSGIIWAHEVWGRSWSTDPKLVFSLLTWAVYVVLLQGRMTAGWRGRWAATLTIAGFAVIVLSLVSVNMLALGNHGKAF; encoded by the coding sequence ATGGAGCTCGGGCTGCTTCGGCTCGCCACCCTTCTCTACCTCGCCGCCACGCTCGTGGCCCTCGTCGGGATCGCGGTGCGGCAGGAGCTGCCGCGCCGGCTCCTGCCCCGGCTCCTGCTCGGCGGGCTCGGCGTCCACGCCGCGGCGATCATCGTCCGCTCGGTTGCGGGCGGTCACATCGCGGTCACGACCTTCGCCGAGGCCCTGTCGTTCCTGGCCGCGGTCCTGGTGGCGATCTTCCTCGCCGTCCAGGCCCGGCGGCCGCTCGTCGCCCTCGGCGCCGTCGTGAGCCCGCTGGCGTTCGGCCTCGGGCTGGCCGCCTACGCCGCCTACAGCGGCGCCCGACCGCTGCCGCCCGTCCTCGACAGCGCCTGGCTGCCGGTGCACGTGGTGCTCGCCACGCTGGGCGACGCCGTCTTCGCCCTCGCCTTCAGCGCGAGCCTGCTCTACCTCGTCCAGGAGCGGCGCCTGAAGGCCCATCGGGGTCGCGGGCTCCTGCGCCATCTCCCGTCGCTCGAGACCCTCGACCGGGTGAACTACACGTGCCTCGTGTGGGGCCTCATCCTGCTGACGCTCGGCATCGTGAGCGGCATCATCTGGGCCCACGAGGTCTGGGGCCGCTCGTGGTCGACCGACCCGAAGCTCGTCTTCTCTCTCCTCACCTGGGCCGTCTACGTCGTGCTCCTCCAGGGCCGCATGACGGCCGGCTGGCGCGGGCGCTGGGCGGCGACGCTCACCATCGCCGGCTTCGCGGTGATCGTGCTCTCGCTGGTCAGCGTGAACATGCTGGCGCTCGGCAATCACGGGAAGGCGTTCTAG